Part of the Candidatus Methylomirabilota bacterium genome is shown below.
GTTGACGAACGAGAGTGGGCGGACTTGAAATCGCAAATCGCGATATCACGTTGAGGTGGGCGCAAGCCCGACCCCAAACCTTCCGGTCGATCACGCCACAGTTTTCCAGTTCATCTCCAGGCGCTTCCCAGTGGCCGCACAGTCCCGAAGGTATAGGTTGATGAGCGTCTGATACGGGATCCCACACTCCTCCGAGATCGACTTGAAGTACTTTATCGTC
Proteins encoded:
- a CDS encoding BrnA antitoxin family protein, producing MKKEYDFSKARRNPYASRLKRQVTIRLDEQTIKYFKSISEECGIPYQTLINLYLRDCAATGKRLEMNWKTVA